Proteins encoded within one genomic window of Vanrija pseudolonga chromosome 3, complete sequence:
- the BCR1_2 gene encoding Biofilm and cell wall regulator 1, with product MSLTTTAPLSLPPHPTDRVHPSMSYPPTDDRAYQGYYSRPAPGSAHGPPAPDASSPERLHSAGGPYPKAIPPHGVPPQSPSHAYPPQDIGPAPGSSHGYPPQQPITPLSGSAGYPPQAPPQPYYGVAGAGQDPSLPSPPAGPGSRPGTAGYTQEGAPIVPVGISGGKMFRCRGFGECDKVFTRSEHLARHVRKHTGERPFPCHCGKAFSRLDNLRQHAATVHADQTQLNEAMLTSLASVHAALSQRANREQRRRGEVVEVPKNAVERPRGDRNSKNPPTGPVQIPPGGIYNSGPGYHQPHGGWAPPPEHGGRPRTAGSWVEYPRPPSSAGGHPYPAGYYEQGPPPSSHGRPPTANAPPGTAGSDDSSQVAYPYRPVSSNGPGVPQAGNWTSPPTPHAGYPPSDPSLYPQGSVPPPDGQHPYPPEHAQGGAGYGPPPPGSSGGYYYPAQQGGQGYYGQQSPAQQHPATFSSVPPPAGGAAPAQSYPPNYNGQASDSPFQYNAPPGGSYPYPPGGYDQRKRRSDDDSADARKHPRASNEAAPSGEPRAPGQPGQDPLWLPPTAERRSSLAISALLGSPQQEQRSRPSTGEMPPGGQPPAGYPYYQDDRAGGGVPGGIRGGGGDRPGDRKPKALVAE from the exons ATGTCCCTCACTACCACCGCCCCGCTCAGCCTCCCCCCTCACCCAACCGACAGAGTCCATCCGTCGATGTCCTACCCCCCGACCGACGACCGCGCCTACCAAGGCTACTACAGCCGCCCCGCTCCGGGTTCTGCGCATGGCCCGCCCGCGCCTGATGCCTCGTCGCCGGAGCGTCTGCACTCTGCTGGTGGCCCGTACCCCAAGGCCATCCCGCCCCATGGAGTGCCCCCGCAGTCACCCTCGCATGCGTACCCCCCACAGGACATTGGCCCGGCGCCAGGTTCCTCTCATGGGTACCCACCTCAGCAGCCTATCACCCCTCTGAGCGGCTCGGCCGGCTACCCTCCGCAGGCCCCCCCTCAGCCCTACTATGGagtcgccggcgctggccaGGACCCCAGCCTACCAAGCCCTCCTGCTGGCCCCGGCAGCAGACCCGGCACTGCAGGCTACACTCAGGAAGGCGCTCCCATCGTCCCAGTTGGCATCAGCGGCGGCAAGATGTTCCGCTGCCGTGGCTTTGGCGAATGTGACAAGGTGTTCACCCGCAGTGAGCACCTCGCACGCCATGTCCGCAAGCACACTGGAGAACGTCCATTCCCGTGCCACTGTGGCAAGGCCTTCTCTCGACTCGACAACCTGCGTCAGCACGCGGCCACCGTCCACGCCGACCAGACGCAGTTGAACGAAGCAATGCTCACCTCCCTGGCCTCTGTCCATGCTGCCCTCTCTCAGCGCGCCAACCGCGAACAGAGGCGGCGAGGtgaggttgtcgaggtccCCAAGAATGCGGTCGAGCGACCACGCGGCGACCGCAATAGCAAGAACCCCCCCACTGGTCCCGTTCAGATTCCACCGGGTGGTATTTACAACTCAGGTCCGGGTTACCACCAACCCCATGGTGGCTGGGCCCCTCCTCCAGAGCACGGTGGACGCCCTAGAACGGCGGGAAGCTGGGTCGAGTACCC ACGTCCTCCTTCCTCTGCCGGTGGTCACCCCTACCCCGCCGGATACTACGAGCAGGGACCTCCCCCCTCGTCGCACGGTCGCCCCCCGACTGCCAATGCGCCACCCGGCACTGCCGGCTCGGATGACTCGTCGCAGGTCGCGTACCCTTACCGCCCCGTGTCGTCAAATGGCC CTGGTGTTCCTCAGGCTGGGAACTGGACCTCGCCTCCGACTCCGCACGCCGGCTACCCTCCCTCGGACCCAAGCCTGTACCCCCAAGGGTCCGTACCTCCACCAGACGGACAGCACCCATACCCTCCTGAGCACGCGCAGGGCGGAGCTGGTTACGGACCGCCTCCACCAGGCTCGTCTGGAGGTTACTACTACCCCGCGCAGCAGGGCGGCCAAGGCTACTATGGCCAGCAGTCACCAGCGCAGCAACACCCGGCGACGTTTTCGTCGGTGCCCCCTcctgctggcggtgctgctcctgctcagAGCTACCCTCCCAACTACAACGGCCAGGCGTCCGACTCTCCGTTCCAGTACAATGCCCCTCCAGGTGGCTCGTACCCGTACCCGCCTGGTGGCTACGACCAGCGCAAGCGTCGCTCTGACGACGATTCGGCTGATGCGCGCAAGCATCCAAGGGCAAGCAACGAGGCTGCCCCATCTGGTGAGCCTCGCGCCCCTGGTCAACCCGGGCAAGACCCCTTGTGGCTCCCGCCAACCGCTGAGCGCCGCTCGTCTTTAGCAATCAGCGCTCTCCTCGGCTCTCCACAGCAAGAGCAGCGCTCGAGACCGTCGACGGGTGAAATGCCCCCAGGCGGTCAACCGCCCGCGGGCTACCCCTACTACCAGGACGACCGGGCAGGTGGCGGTGTGCCCGGTGGCAtcagaggcggcggcggcgaccgcccTGGCGACCGAAAGCCCAAGGCACTCGTTGCCGAGTAG
- the BCR1_2 gene encoding Biofilm and cell wall regulator 1 — protein sequence MSSTTTTHYSNFAHPTRASVILLVPALIRLAPQQLLYAFRIRAPSRDQRRHFMSLTTTAPLSLPPHPTDRVHPSMSYPPTDDRAYQGYYSRPAPGSAHGPPAPDASSPERLHSAGGPYPKAIPPHGVPPQSPSHAYPPQDIGPAPGSSHGYPPQQPITPLSGSAGYPPQAPPQPYYGVAGAGQDPSLPSPPAGPGSRPGTAGYTQEGAPIVPVGISGGKMFRCRGFGECDKVFTRSEHLARHVRKHTGERPFPCHCGKAFSRLDNLRQHAATVHADQTQLNEAMLTSLASVHAALSQRANREQRRRGEVVEVPKNAVERPRGDRNSKNPPTGPVQIPPGGIYNSGPGYHQPHGGWAPPPEHGGRPRTAGSWVEYPRPPSSAGGHPYPAGYYEQGPPPSSHGRPPTANAPPGTAGSDDSSQVAYPYRPVSSNGPGVPQAGNWTSPPTPHAGYPPSDPSLYPQGSVPPPDGQHPYPPEHAQGGAGYGPPPPGSSGGYYYPAQQGGQGYYGQQSPAQQHPATFSSVPPPAGGAAPAQSYPPNYNGQASDSPFQYNAPPGGSYPYPPGGYDQRKRRSDDDSADARKHPRASNEAAPSGEPRAPGQPGQDPLWLPPTAERRSSLAISALLGSPQQEQRSRPSTGEMPPGGQPPAGYPYYQDDRAGGGVPGGIRGGGGDRPGDRKPKALVAE from the exons ATGTCGAGCACGACCACCACTCATTACTCCAACTT CGCTCACCCAACGCGCGCATCGGTAATCCTCCTGGTACCT GCTCTCATTCGCCTCGCACCCCAACAACTTCTCTACGCGTTTCGCATCCGTGCTCCAAG TCGCGACCAGAGGCGCCATTTCATGTCCCTCACTACCACCGCCCCGCTCAGCCTCCCCCCTCACCCAACCGACAGAGTCCATCCGTCGATGTCCTACCCCCCGACCGACGACCGCGCCTACCAAGGCTACTACAGCCGCCCCGCTCCGGGTTCTGCGCATGGCCCGCCCGCGCCTGATGCCTCGTCGCCGGAGCGTCTGCACTCTGCTGGTGGCCCGTACCCCAAGGCCATCCCGCCCCATGGAGTGCCCCCGCAGTCACCCTCGCATGCGTACCCCCCACAGGACATTGGCCCGGCGCCAGGTTCCTCTCATGGGTACCCACCTCAGCAGCCTATCACCCCTCTGAGCGGCTCGGCCGGCTACCCTCCGCAGGCCCCCCCTCAGCCCTACTATGGagtcgccggcgctggccaGGACCCCAGCCTACCAAGCCCTCCTGCTGGCCCCGGCAGCAGACCCGGCACTGCAGGCTACACTCAGGAAGGCGCTCCCATCGTCCCAGTTGGCATCAGCGGCGGCAAGATGTTCCGCTGCCGTGGCTTTGGCGAATGTGACAAGGTGTTCACCCGCAGTGAGCACCTCGCACGCCATGTCCGCAAGCACACTGGAGAACGTCCATTCCCGTGCCACTGTGGCAAGGCCTTCTCTCGACTCGACAACCTGCGTCAGCACGCGGCCACCGTCCACGCCGACCAGACGCAGTTGAACGAAGCAATGCTCACCTCCCTGGCCTCTGTCCATGCTGCCCTCTCTCAGCGCGCCAACCGCGAACAGAGGCGGCGAGGtgaggttgtcgaggtccCCAAGAATGCGGTCGAGCGACCACGCGGCGACCGCAATAGCAAGAACCCCCCCACTGGTCCCGTTCAGATTCCACCGGGTGGTATTTACAACTCAGGTCCGGGTTACCACCAACCCCATGGTGGCTGGGCCCCTCCTCCAGAGCACGGTGGACGCCCTAGAACGGCGGGAAGCTGGGTCGAGTACCC ACGTCCTCCTTCCTCTGCCGGTGGTCACCCCTACCCCGCCGGATACTACGAGCAGGGACCTCCCCCCTCGTCGCACGGTCGCCCCCCGACTGCCAATGCGCCACCCGGCACTGCCGGCTCGGATGACTCGTCGCAGGTCGCGTACCCTTACCGCCCCGTGTCGTCAAATGGCC CTGGTGTTCCTCAGGCTGGGAACTGGACCTCGCCTCCGACTCCGCACGCCGGCTACCCTCCCTCGGACCCAAGCCTGTACCCCCAAGGGTCCGTACCTCCACCAGACGGACAGCACCCATACCCTCCTGAGCACGCGCAGGGCGGAGCTGGTTACGGACCGCCTCCACCAGGCTCGTCTGGAGGTTACTACTACCCCGCGCAGCAGGGCGGCCAAGGCTACTATGGCCAGCAGTCACCAGCGCAGCAACACCCGGCGACGTTTTCGTCGGTGCCCCCTcctgctggcggtgctgctcctgctcagAGCTACCCTCCCAACTACAACGGCCAGGCGTCCGACTCTCCGTTCCAGTACAATGCCCCTCCAGGTGGCTCGTACCCGTACCCGCCTGGTGGCTACGACCAGCGCAAGCGTCGCTCTGACGACGATTCGGCTGATGCGCGCAAGCATCCAAGGGCAAGCAACGAGGCTGCCCCATCTGGTGAGCCTCGCGCCCCTGGTCAACCCGGGCAAGACCCCTTGTGGCTCCCGCCAACCGCTGAGCGCCGCTCGTCTTTAGCAATCAGCGCTCTCCTCGGCTCTCCACAGCAAGAGCAGCGCTCGAGACCGTCGACGGGTGAAATGCCCCCAGGCGGTCAACCGCCCGCGGGCTACCCCTACTACCAGGACGACCGGGCAGGTGGCGGTGTGCCCGGTGGCAtcagaggcggcggcggcgaccgcccTGGCGACCGAAAGCCCAAGGCACTCGTTGCCGAGTAG
- the BCR1_2 gene encoding Biofilm and cell wall regulator 1: MSSTTTTHYSNFAHPTRASVILLVPALIRLAPQQLLYAFRIRAPSRDQRRHFMSLTTTAPLSLPPHPTDRVHPSMSYPPTDDRAYQGYYSRPAPGSAHGPPAPDASSPERLHSAGGPYPKAIPPHGVPPQSPSHAYPPQDIGPAPGSSHGYPPQQPITPLSGSAGYPPQAPPQPYYGVAGAGQDPSLPSPPAGPGSRPGTAGYTQEGAPIVPVGISGGKMFRCRGFGECDKVFTRSEHLARHVRKHTGERPFPCHCGKAFSRLDNLRQHAATVHADQTQLNEAMLTSLASVHAALSQRANREQRRRGEVVEVPKNAVERPRGDRNSKNPPTGPVQIPPGGIYNSGPGYHQPHGGWAPPPEHGGRPRTAGSWVEYPRPPSSAGGHPYPAGYYEQGPPPSSHGRPPTANAPPGTAGSDDSSQVAYPYRPVSSNGPGVPQAGNWTSPPTPHAGYPPSDPSLYPQGSVPPPDGQHPYPPEHAQGGAGYGPPPPGSSGGYYYPAQQGGQGYYGQQSPAQQHPATFSSVPPPAGGAAPAQSYPPNYNGQASDSPFQYNAPPGGSYPYPPGGYDQRKRRSDDDSADARKHPRASNEAAPSAISALLGSPQQEQRSRPSTGEMPPGGQPPAGYPYYQDDRAGGGVPGGIRGGGGDRPGDRKPKALVAE, from the exons ATGTCGAGCACGACCACCACTCATTACTCCAACTT CGCTCACCCAACGCGCGCATCGGTAATCCTCCTGGTACCT GCTCTCATTCGCCTCGCACCCCAACAACTTCTCTACGCGTTTCGCATCCGTGCTCCAAG TCGCGACCAGAGGCGCCATTTCATGTCCCTCACTACCACCGCCCCGCTCAGCCTCCCCCCTCACCCAACCGACAGAGTCCATCCGTCGATGTCCTACCCCCCGACCGACGACCGCGCCTACCAAGGCTACTACAGCCGCCCCGCTCCGGGTTCTGCGCATGGCCCGCCCGCGCCTGATGCCTCGTCGCCGGAGCGTCTGCACTCTGCTGGTGGCCCGTACCCCAAGGCCATCCCGCCCCATGGAGTGCCCCCGCAGTCACCCTCGCATGCGTACCCCCCACAGGACATTGGCCCGGCGCCAGGTTCCTCTCATGGGTACCCACCTCAGCAGCCTATCACCCCTCTGAGCGGCTCGGCCGGCTACCCTCCGCAGGCCCCCCCTCAGCCCTACTATGGagtcgccggcgctggccaGGACCCCAGCCTACCAAGCCCTCCTGCTGGCCCCGGCAGCAGACCCGGCACTGCAGGCTACACTCAGGAAGGCGCTCCCATCGTCCCAGTTGGCATCAGCGGCGGCAAGATGTTCCGCTGCCGTGGCTTTGGCGAATGTGACAAGGTGTTCACCCGCAGTGAGCACCTCGCACGCCATGTCCGCAAGCACACTGGAGAACGTCCATTCCCGTGCCACTGTGGCAAGGCCTTCTCTCGACTCGACAACCTGCGTCAGCACGCGGCCACCGTCCACGCCGACCAGACGCAGTTGAACGAAGCAATGCTCACCTCCCTGGCCTCTGTCCATGCTGCCCTCTCTCAGCGCGCCAACCGCGAACAGAGGCGGCGAGGtgaggttgtcgaggtccCCAAGAATGCGGTCGAGCGACCACGCGGCGACCGCAATAGCAAGAACCCCCCCACTGGTCCCGTTCAGATTCCACCGGGTGGTATTTACAACTCAGGTCCGGGTTACCACCAACCCCATGGTGGCTGGGCCCCTCCTCCAGAGCACGGTGGACGCCCTAGAACGGCGGGAAGCTGGGTCGAGTACCC ACGTCCTCCTTCCTCTGCCGGTGGTCACCCCTACCCCGCCGGATACTACGAGCAGGGACCTCCCCCCTCGTCGCACGGTCGCCCCCCGACTGCCAATGCGCCACCCGGCACTGCCGGCTCGGATGACTCGTCGCAGGTCGCGTACCCTTACCGCCCCGTGTCGTCAAATGGCC CTGGTGTTCCTCAGGCTGGGAACTGGACCTCGCCTCCGACTCCGCACGCCGGCTACCCTCCCTCGGACCCAAGCCTGTACCCCCAAGGGTCCGTACCTCCACCAGACGGACAGCACCCATACCCTCCTGAGCACGCGCAGGGCGGAGCTGGTTACGGACCGCCTCCACCAGGCTCGTCTGGAGGTTACTACTACCCCGCGCAGCAGGGCGGCCAAGGCTACTATGGCCAGCAGTCACCAGCGCAGCAACACCCGGCGACGTTTTCGTCGGTGCCCCCTcctgctggcggtgctgctcctgctcagAGCTACCCTCCCAACTACAACGGCCAGGCGTCCGACTCTCCGTTCCAGTACAATGCCCCTCCAGGTGGCTCGTACCCGTACCCGCCTGGTGGCTACGACCAGCGCAAGCGTCGCTCTGACGACGATTCGGCTGATGCGCGCAAGCATCCAAGGGCAAGCAACGAGGCTGCCCCATCTG CAATCAGCGCTCTCCTCGGCTCTCCACAGCAAGAGCAGCGCTCGAGACCGTCGACGGGTGAAATGCCCCCAGGCGGTCAACCGCCCGCGGGCTACCCCTACTACCAGGACGACCGGGCAGGTGGCGGTGTGCCCGGTGGCAtcagaggcggcggcggcgaccgcccTGGCGACCGAAAGCCCAAGGCACTCGTTGCCGAGTAG
- the PRP45 gene encoding Pre-mRNA-processing protein 45, with amino-acid sequence MAALARALPVPIHTVVEEVDEGPILPAVPQVVIPAYGKRKGWKPKAQADFGGGGAYPECHVAQYPLDMGRKKAAPGTTVALQVDADGKVRYDAIAQQGRAPGSKVQSSFKDLVPLANRTDVTDEDREMVRPDGAAVNDTTERTRQALERITHGKIKAAQPKHVPKGNNDASYIRYTPANQGADESKQRIIKLTEVQEDPLEPARFKHKKIPRGPAEPPPPVMHSPPRAATAQDQKDWMIPPCISNWKNNKGYTIPLDKRLAADGRGLQDVHINDNFAKFSEALYVADRHARDEVRARAQMQQLLAQKEKTQKEDNLRLLAQKAREERTGGPSNAIASGSSRAAASVGTVLGGYASSDDNDSEDDESESEAEKEDDAAIAEREAVRAEKRREREKEMRMSNMGSEQRAKMIAKEQNRDISEKIALGLAKPSASKETLLDSRLFNREALSTGFGGDDSYNLYDKPLFHGSSAAAAIYRPRGNNAGNDDSFGGGTEDGIREEMSKDRFQLGNATRGFEGADKAEASSGPVQFEKDVVVSLDGASDPFGVEKFLDQAKRGGKRVADQGDEARKRHRDE; translated from the exons ATGGCCGCTCTTGCTCG TGCCCTCCCAGTCCCGATCCACACCGTCgtggaggaggtcgacgaagGCCCGATCCTCCCGGCTGTCCCCCAGGTCGTCATTCCTGCCTATGGCAAGCGCAAGGGATGGAAGCCGAAGGCGCAGGCCGactttggcggcggtggagcgTACCCCGAG TGCCATGTCGCCCAGTACCCTCTCGACATGGGCcgcaagaaggccgcgccTGGCACAACCGTCGCGCTGCAAGTCGACGCGGACGGCAAGGTGCGCTACGACGCTATTGCCCAGCAGGGTCGTGCGCCTGGCTCCAAGGTCCAGTCGAGCTTCAAGG ACCTTGTTCCCCTGGCCAACCGCACCGACGTCACGGACGAGGACCGTGAGATGGTGCGCCCTGACGGCGCGGCTGTCAACGACACGACcgagaggacgaggcagGCGCTGGAGCGCATCACCCACGGCAAGATCAAGGCTGCACAGCCAAAGCATGTGCCAAAGGGCAACAATGACGCCTCGTACATTCGCTACACGCCAGCAAACCAAGGCGCCGACGAGAGCAAGCAGAGGATCATCAAGTTGACCGAGGTGCAGGAGGACCCCCTGGAGCCCGCCCGCTTCAAGCACAAGAAGATTCCCCGCGGCCCGGCTGAGCCTCCTCCCCCAGTCATGCACTCGCCCCCTCGTGCTGCTACGGCTCAGGACCAGAAGGACTGGATGATCCCTCCTTGTATCTCCAACTGGAAGAACAACAAGGGTTACACTATCCCTCTGGACAagcgtctcgccgccgacggccgtgGCCTGCAGGACGTGCACATCAACGACAACTTTGCCAAGTTCTCCGAGGCTCTCTACGTCGCCGACCGCCACGCGCGTGACGAAGTCCGCGCTCGTGCGCAGATGCAGCAGCTCCTGGCCCAGAAGGAGAAGACGCAGAAGGAGGACAACCTGCGTCTGCTCGCCCAGAAGGCTCGCGAGGAGCGTACCGGCGGACCTTCCAACGCCATCGCGTCTGGATCCAGccgggccgccgcctctgtcGGCACTGTTCTGGGCGGCTACGCCAGCTcggacgacaacgacagcgaggacgacgagtctGAGTCtgaggccgagaaggaggacgacgcggcgatcGCTGAGCGTGAGGCTGTCCGTGCCGAGAAGCGTCGtgagcgcgagaaggagatgCGCATGTCCAACATGGGCTCTGAGCAGCGCGCCAAGATGATCGCCAAGGAGCAGAACCGCGACATTTCCGAGAAGATTGCGCTTGGTCTGGCCAAGCCAAGCGCGTCCAAGGAGACGCTGCTCGACTCGCGTCTGTTCAACCGCGAGGCCCTGTCGACTGGATttggtggcgacgacagcTACAACCTTTACGACAAGCCTCTGTTCCACGGCTcgagtgctgctgctgccatctACCGGCCGCGCGGCAACAATGCTGGCAACGACGACTCTTTTGGTGGTGGTACCGAGGACGGCATCCGAGAGGAGATGTCTAAGGACCGGTTCCAGCTCGGCAACGCGACGCGTGGATtcgagggcgccgacaaggccgaggcgagctcTGGACCAGTACAGTTCGAGAAGGACGTTGTCGTGTCGCTCGACGGGGCGTCTGATCCGTTTGGTGTCGAGAAGTTCCTCGACCAGGCCAAGCGTGGCGGCAAGCGCGTGGCAGATCAAGG GGACGAGGCCCGTAAGAGGCATCGGGATGAGTAG
- the KEX2 gene encoding Kexin translates to MFLSTAVLLPLALGALATPAAANVAAAPRRPVPRSYDTHAYYALELPETADAASVQAAAKALGVEVVEQIGELAGHYLVRREGAVISARSAVGGMPADPVVARYQHLRREQRARRSLGGLPEIRDLAPQEPHQRAKRVPPPVEHRSQRSRARAVIDVDPELRDDTELLYIQNDLGFKDPLLPMQWHLANTKDSRWELNVTKAWGSGVTGKGVRVAMVDDGLDHEHADLKDNYFAEGSHDFNDHDDDPIPVLWDDQHGTRCAGEVAAGANNDVCGVGVAYNSKVAGIRILSGPITDADEAAALNFGYQENDIYSCSWGPPDDGKSMEAPSRLILKAMVNGVNKGRGGKGNIFVFAAGNGGGMDDQCNFDGYTNSIFTTTIGSLDYTGRHPYYSEKCTAMLVVTPSSGSGEYIHTTDRGKDDKGKDKCAHSHGGTSAAAPLAAGVFALALEARPELTWRDIQHIAIRTAKFINPADPEWVMNKAGRNYSNKFGYGQLNAGNFVELAKTWPLVKPQEWFDSPIIDLPNTGPPPGVNISAPPPVPQFQAPTGDPLRRQGGAAPAPAPPAKGSFLSADPVTSTFEITRKMLDDANFDKLEHVTVRVWISHSRRGDVEVSLRAPSGTISVLSLPRKYDEATTGYNGWKFMSLKHWEEDPVGTWTIYVKDQGNVGAYGHFKKWSLQLWGDALVPEHARPWEPVREGEADEEEVGTQPTTYTRKPKPTEHPVPVEGLPDTAVGENTKPTGAVDDEEHDHDNAVSADEGIFDGIDSLKKHSAWLAGAFLVVLIAALGGGAFFLYRQKKRRDALGLASGAAGARGAYAPVADDEVPMGLLERGARSIGLRKKGTSPESKELYDAFGDGPSDDESEAGADESTALRYHDSFLEDDEDGTPHAGGSGSGSHDAHEPPAYRDDEEQPPREPSSPEGTSTPAELIAGESNTSSGSWQDAADDVRPNA, encoded by the exons atgttCCTGTCAACAGCGGTTCTTTTGCcgctggccctcggcgccttGGCAACGCCAGCGGCTGCCAACGTGGCCGCAGCACCAAGGAGGCCGGTACCGCGCTCGTACGACACGCACGCCTActacgcgctcgagctccccgagacggccgacgcggcctCGGTGCAGGCCGCAGCGAAAGCGCTCGGCGTTGAGGTCGTCGAACAGATCGGCGAGCTCGCAGGCCACTACCTCGTCCGCAGGGAAGGCGCTGTCATCTCGGCACGGAGCGCAGTTGGTGGCATGCCAgccgaccccgtcgtcgcgcgctaCCAGCACCTTCGGAGGGAgcagcgcgctcgtcgctcccTTGGTGGCTTGCCAGAGATCCGGGATCTCGCACCCCAAGAGCCGCACCAGCGTGCTAAGCGAGTCCCTCCGCCCGTCGAGCACAGGAGCCAACGGtcgcgtgctcgtgctgtGATCGACGTGGAtcccgagctgcgcgacgacaccGAGCTGCTGTATATCCAGAACGACCTGGGCTTCAAGGACCCATTGCTACCCATGCAGTGGCATCTCGCCAACACCAAAGACTCGCGATGGGAGCTTAATGTCACCAAGGCCTGGGGATCGGGTGTTACGGGCAAGGGTGTTCGCGTCGCCATGGTCGACGACGGATTGGATCACGAGCATGCCGACCTGAAGGACAATTACTTTGCCGAGGGCTCGCACGACTTcaacgaccacgacgacgaccccatTCCCGTGTTGTGGGACGACCAGCACGGCACCCGCTGCGCTGGTGAGGTTGCGGCGGGCGCCAACAACGATGTCTGCGGTGTTGGTGTTGCCTACAACTCCAAGGTTGCCGGTATCCGTATCTTGTCTGGCCCGATcacggacgccgacgaggccgcagcCCTCAACTTTGGGTACCAGGAGAATGACATCTACTCGTGCTCTTGGGGTCctcccgacgacggcaagagcATGGAGGCGCCGTCCCGCTTGATCCTCAAGGCCATGGTCAACGGCGTCAACAAGGGCCGTGGAGGCAAGGGCAACATCTTTGTCTTTGCGGCCGGAaatggcggcggcatggaCGACCAGTGCAACTTTGACGGCTACACCAACTCCATCTTCACTACTACTATTGGGTCTCTCGACTACACTGGTCGCCACCCCTACTACTCTGAAAAGTGCACGGCCATGCTTGTTGTCACCCCGTCTTCTGGGTCTGGCGAGTACATCCACACCACGGACCGCGGaaaggacgacaagggcaaggacaagtGTGCCCACTCGCACGGAGGAACGTCGGctgccgccccgctcgccgctggcgtgTTTGCCCTTGCTCTCGAGGCCCGTCCCGAGCTCACCTGGCGTGACATTCAGCACATTGCCATCCGCACGGCCAAGTTTATCAACCCTGCCGACCCCGAATGGGTGATGAACAAGGCTGGTCGCAACTACAGCAACAAGT TCGGCTACGGGCAGCTGAATGCTGGCAACTTTGTCGAGCTTGCGAAGACCTGGCCGCTGGTCAAGCCTCAGGAATGGTTCGACTCGCCCATCATTGACTTGCCCAACACCGGCCCCCCTCCTGGCGTCAACATCAGCGCACCTCCTCCCGTTCCTCAGTTCCAGGCACCAACTGGTGACCCTCTCCGGCGACAGGGAGGTGCCGCTCCGGCCCCCGCTCCTCCTGCCAAGGGTTCGTTCTTGTCCGCCGACCCGGTGACCAGCACTTTTGAGATTACTCGCAAGATGCTGGACGACGCCAACTTTGACAAGCTTGAGCACGTCACTGTCCGTGTTTGGATTAGTCATTCGCGTCGCGGTGACGTTGAGGTTTCTCTCCGTGCGCCCTCAGGCACTATCAGCGTTCTCTCCCTGCCCCGCAAGTACGACGAGGCGACCACCGGCTACAACGGATGGAAGTTCATGTCGCTCAAGCACTG GGAAGAGGACCCAGTTGGCACATGGACCATCTACGTCAAGGACCAGGGCAACGTTGGAGCATACGGACACTTCAAGAAGTGGTCTCTCCAGCTATGGGGTGACGCCCTTGTCCCCGAGCACGCCCGTCCTTGGGAGCCCGTGAGGGAGGGTGAGgcagacgaggaggaggttggcaCCCAGCCCACCACCTACACCCGTaagcccaagcccaccgaGCACCCCGTTCCCGTCGAGGGTCTCCCCGACACTGCCGTTGGTGAGAACACCAAAcccaccggcgccgtcgacgacgaggagcacgatCACGACAACGCCGTCAGTGCCGATGAGGGCATCTTTGACGGCATCGACAGCTTGAAGAAGCACAGCGCCTGGCTTGCTGGTGCCTTCCTGGTCGTTCTCatcgctgccctcggcggtggcgcctTCTTCCTCTACCGCCAGAAGAAGCGCCGTGACGCCCTCGGTCTGGCTTCGggtgcggccggcgcgcgcggtgcgtacgctcccgtcgccgacgacgaagtgCCCATGGGTCTgctggagcgcggcgcacggAGCATCGGTCTGCGCAAGAAGGGCACCAGCCCCGAGAGCAAGGAGCTTTACGATGCGTTTGGCGACGGCCCCAGCGACGATGAGAGCGAGGCGGGTGCAGACGAGAGCACGGCTCTGCGGTACCATGACTCGTTcctcgaggatgacgaggacggtACCCCCCACGCCGGGGGCtcgggcagcggcagccacGACGCCCACGAGCCCCCAGCctaccgcgacgacgaggagcagccgCCTCGCGAGCCCTCAAGTCCCGAGGGCACTtccacgccggccgagctgaTCGCCGGCGAGAGCAACACGAGCTCGGGGTCATGGCAAGACGCTGCGGACGATGTCCGGCCAAACGCCTAG